The Thunnus thynnus chromosome 24, fThuThy2.1, whole genome shotgun sequence genome window below encodes:
- the LOC137177193 gene encoding beta-1,3-galactosyltransferase 1-like: MPSKVSCLYLLTVVCWASALWYLSVSRPSTSYVGQMNMPIRKSPKVNKNSTFSNIRTRSLNPHDFGYIINEAKKCEAEPPFLVILISTTHKEFDARQAIRETWGDESTFPDVRVVTLFLLGLSTDTVLNQMVEQESQIFHDIVVEDFIDSYHNLTLKTLMGMRWMATFCSKAQYVLKTDSDIFVNMENLIYNLLKPTTKPRRRYFTGYVINGGPIRDMRSKWYMPRDLYPESKYPPFCSGTGYVFSADVAELIYKTSLHTRLLHLEDVYVGVCLRKLGIHPFQNSGFNHWKMAYSLCRYRRVVTVHQISPEEMHRIWNDMTSKKHLKC, encoded by the coding sequence ATGCCTTCTAAGGTCTCCTGCTTATACTTGCTGACAGTGGTTTGCTGGGCCAGCGCTCTGTGGTACCTGAGTGTGTCCCGCCCCTCCACTTCCTACGTGGGCCAGATGAATATGCCTATCCGCAAGTCGCCCAAGGTGAACAAAAACTCCACCTTCAGCAACATCCGCACACGCTCGCTCAACCCGCATGACTTCGGCTACATCATCAATGAGGCCAAGAAGTGCGAGGCGGAGCCCCCCTTCCTTGTCATCCTGATCAGCACCACCCACAAGGAATTTGACGCCCGTCAGGCCATCCGAGAGACATGGGGTGACGAGAGCACATTCCCGGACGTGCGTGTGGTCACGCTCTTCTTGTTGGGTCTCAGCACAGATACTGTCCTCAACCAGATGGTGGAGCAGGAGAGCCAGATATTTCATGACATAGTAGTGGAGGATTTTATTGACTCTTACCACAACCTGACGCTAAAGACGCTGATGGGCATGCGCTGGATGGCCACCTTTTGCTCCAAAGCTCAATATGTCCTCAAGACAGACAGTGACATCTTTGTCAACATGGAGAACCTCATCTACAACCTCCTGAAACCCACCACCAAGCCCAGGAGAAGGTATTTCACTGGCTACGTCATCAACGGTGGGCCAATCAGAGACATGCGCAGCAAGTGGTACATGCCCAGGGATCTGTACCCAGAGAGCAAGTACCCCCCCTTCTGCTCCGGCACCGGCTACGTCTTCTCGGCAGACGTGGCTGAGCTCATATACAAGACCTCATTACACACCAGGCTGCTGCACCTGGAGGACGTGTACGTCGGCGTGTGCCTCCGTAAGCTGGGCATCCACCCATTCCAGAACAGTGGCTTCAACCACTGGAAGATGGCCTACAGCCTGTGCCGCTACCGCCGGGTGGTCACCGTCCACCAGATCTCCCCAGAGGAGATGCACCGCATCTGGAACGACATGACCAGCAAGAAACACCTTAAATGTTAG